The genomic region CAATCTTTCCAAGGTCTGAGCCTCTTGTGTAAAGACATATACTCATCTCCGACATTTACACCACCGACATATCCTATTTTTCCATCTATAACAACTATTTTACGATGATTTCTGTAATTAAGATTAAGATTTATAAATTTCAAATATGAAGGAAAGAATGGATAAACTTCTCCTCCAGCGTTTGTAAGTTTTTTAAATAGGGACTTAGAAACGCAAATACAACCCACATCATCGTAGATTACTCTTACTTTTACACCTTCCTTTACTTTATTTATTAAAGTATCAATTAGAAGATTTCCTATATTATCATTTTTAATTATGTAATAGAGGATATGGATTGTGTGTTTAGCACTCTTAATAGTTTTAATGAGATCCTCAAATTTATCGTAAGCTGTGTTAAAAATTTTTATATCATTGAACTGTGTTATGGCCGATTTATTATGAAGAAAATTAAATTTTGCAATAGAAGTATCCAAGTTTGGATCATCTGGTAATGAATCGTATTCGCTATAATCGATCATTTTTTCCAGCTCATTAAAAATTCTGTAGTTCCTTTTTTCTATCTTCTTCTTATTTAATTTGGGACCACATCCAAATATGAAATATATGTAGAGAGAAAATATAGGAGGTAGCAATAAAAATGCAAGAATCCAAGATTGTATACTCCTAATGTCTTTTCTTTCTAGAAATATCATAATTAATACACTTAATATGTTTAAAGATATACATACCCACGAGAATGCTAAAACTAATATTGTCATAAAATACTCCTTCAATAATTATAACAGCGATTATAAAATACTAAATGTAATTTATATTTTACAAAAATTAATTCAAAAATACTATATGTTGGTGAATAAAATTATTTTCTATTGTAATACTCCGACTGAGGGGTGATAAAATTTGGTAATTTCATTGAAGAGTGCTACCTTCAATTATATAAAAGGACGGATTATAGATATAGAGGTATCTATTACAAAGGGGATACCATCTTTTAATATAGTGGGACTACCTAATGTTGAGATTAAAGAATCTAGGGAGAGAGTAAGAAGTGCAATTCTAAATAGTGGTTTTAAATTTCCTCTTGGGAAAATTACTGTTAATTTAGCACCAGCGAACATTAGAAAAGAAGGATCGCTTTTAGATCTTTGCATAGCAACGGGAATACTTATATGTTCTAAACAAATAAATCCAATTAAAAATCTGTTTAATACAATAATACTTGGAGAATTGTCATTAGATGGGCATATCAAAGGTATCAAGGGGAGTATACCAATTATTTTGGACGGAAAAGATGATGGGTATAATAGCTATGTTTTATCTGAGGATAATTATTTTGAAACAAAAATCATACAAAACACAGATATAAATTATTTTAATAATTTTAAAAGCTTTGTAGATTATGCTGAGAAGGGAGTAGTTAATAATAATACTAACTTAAGACGCGATAATAGTTGTAATATTGTGAAGGATAATATAAATTTGGAAGATGTTTTGGGACATGTTAGTAGCAAAAGAGCTATCCAAATAGCAGCGGCTGGATTTCATAATATAATACTCTATGGTCCAGTTGGAAGTGGTAAGACTATGCTTGCAAAATCATTTAAATCAATTTTACCTAATCTTACATATGAGGAAAGTCTGGATAAAGGAAGAATTTATAATTTTACTTCAATACAAGAAAATTATAGACAACCTGTATTTAGAGAAGTAAGTCATACGATTTCTAAAAGTTCATTGATTGGCAGTGGTCGTGAAAATAAAGTGGGCGAAATGATTTTGAGCAATAACGGTGTTTTATTTTTAGATGAAATGCTTGAGTTTAAACGTGAGACTCTAGAAGTTTTAAGAAAAGTTTTAGAAGATAGAAAGATACAATTAAATAAAAATAATGAAATGATAGAATTTCCAAGTAATTTTATATTGTTAGGAGCGACGAACCTTTGTCCATGCGGTAATTATTTAAACAATAGTGCTATAAAACAATGTGTTTGTGATACTGTGAAAAGAGAAAGATACATAAATAAAATTTCTAAGAGTTTACTCGATCGCATTGATATATTTTCATATACTCCTGTGATTGATTATGTTGATGTAGGAAACAAAAAAGACATGAGAGTAACTAGCAAAAAGATTTTGGAGACTGTAGTAAAAGCACGGGAAATTCAATATTTTCGATTGAAAAAATTTGGGATTAAATATAATTCTCAAATGAATAATGATTTAGTTAATAAATTTTGTGAGTTAAGTTCATCTAGCAAACAAACTCTTGAAACAATCTATCGTAAAGAAAATATATCGACTCGTTCATATTTTAAAATATTAAAAATAGCAAGAACAATAGCAGACTTAAATCAAAGTGAAAATATTAATGATGAACATATAATGGAAGTTATAAATTATAGAAAGTTTATAAGTAATCAGATTATTTGATGGAGGGTAATCATGAATTTTTATGATTATTGGATTTTAAAAACAAATGTAAGTTCAAATATTAAGATTAAATTAATAGAAGATTTTAAAACATCTGAAGAAGTGTACAAGGGGTTAATAGAAAATGGAAATTTAAATTATATAAATTTAAATGAGTATGACAGGTTTGTTAAAACTTATAAGCAATTAAAAGATGATTTTGATTTGCATAAATACAGCAATATCTTGGATAAATATAATATAAAATTTGTGAAATATGGTGATGATAATTATCCAAATAAATTAAAGGATATTGATAACAAACCATTTTCTATATTTTATAAGGGAAATATAGATTTATTAGATGCATATTGTATATCTATTATAGGGACTCGAAATGCTACACCATATGGAGAAGAAGTTTGCAAAAAAATATCGAGAGAATTAAGTGTAAATAATGTTGGTGTAGTTAGTGGTGGAGCAAGAGGAATTGATATATTATCTCATAAAATTTGTTTAGAAAGTAATGGCATGCCTATATGTGTACTTGGATCTGGATTATTAAACTATTACCCAAAGGAGAATTTTAAGTACTTTGATGAAATAGGGGATAAGGGGTGTATATTGTCTGAATACGATGTGTATACAAAACCTGATAAATTTAATTTCCCTCAACGCAATCGTATAATTAGTGCTATTGGGGATGGACTTATTGTTGTTGAAGCTAGAGAAAAAAGTGGAACTATGATTACTGTAAAATATGCGTTAGATTATGGAAAAGATATAGCAGCGGTACCAGGTCCAATTTTTTGGGATAAAAGTATGGGGTGCAATAAGTTGATAAGAGATGGTGCTCATATAATTTCAGAAATTAAAGATTTGTATGATATTTTTAAATTAAATAGCAATACTACTAGTATTAATTATGGGAATCATGAAAAATTACTATCTGATCCTTTCAAGTATAAAGTATTTTCATTGATAAAGAAGAAACCTAGTAATATTGATGAAATTGCTAATGAAACAGGAATTAGTGTAGTAGATATTTATAAGATATTATTTGAGCTTGAAAATTTAAATATTATAGAAGCATCTGTAGGTAACTTTTATCAATTAAAAGTAATTTAAAAATAATTTAAAAATAATTTTATTATCATATAAATTATTTTTTGTGATTGACTATATGTGAAAAAAAATATATTATATTTTAAAAATTATTACTTTTGATAATGTTGTTTAATTGAAATGGGGGGATTATCAATCCTTTGGGATTAAACTATGGCAAAATATTTAGTTATCGTTGAATCGCCAGCAAAAGCTAAGACTATAAAAAAATATTTGGGATTGAATTATGAAGTTGTAGCATCAATGGGACATATTAGAGATTTGCCTAAGAGTCGATTAGGAGTATCTGTTGAAGATGATTATGAACCAAATTACATAAATGTTAGGGGAAAAGCTGATTTAATTAAATCACTTAAAAAGGCTTCTAAAAAGAGTGAAAAAGTTTTTTTAGCAACTGACCCAGATAGGGAAGGTGAGGCTATATCTTGGCATTTAGCTTATATATTAGGGATTGATGTTGATGATAAATGTAGAGTTGAATTTAATGAAATAACAAAAACAACCATAAAAAACTCTATTAAAAATGCTAGAAGTATTAATTTGAATTTAGTTAATGCTCAGCAGGCTAGAAGAGTAGTAGATAGATTAGTTGGATATGGTATAAGTCCTATTTTATGGAAAACAGTGAAGCCTAAGTTGAGTGCTGGTAGGGTGCAGTCCGCGGCTCTGAAGTTAATATGTGATAGAGAAAATGAAATAAATAGTTTTGAAGTTAAACAATATTTTACGATAGAAGGCAGTGGAAAAAAGAATTCTAAGAAATATGTGTTCAAACTTCATTCTAAGCACAAGGAAAAATTGGATGAATTAACAGAAAATAAAGTTTTAGAAATATTAGATGAGTTGTCCGAAGGAAAGTATATTGTAGATGAAATAAAGGAAGGCTCAAAAAATAAGTATCCATCACCACCTTTTACTACAAGTACCCTTCAGCAAGAGGCTTATAAGAAATTAAATTTTCAGACAAAGAGGACTATGTCTGTTGCTCAGTCACTATATGAGGGAGTTGAGGTTAAAGGATATGGAGTTGTAGGATTAATCACTTATATGAGAACGGATTCTGTTAGATTATCGGCTGATTCTTTAAATCAAGCAAATGAATTTGTGGCTAAAGTATATGGAGACAAATATAAACTTGATATACCGAGGCAATATGGGAAGAATAATAAAAATATTCAAGATGCACATGAAGCTATAAGACCTACCAATGTAGAAATTACACCAGATATTGCAAAGCAAACTTTAAAAGATGATCAGTATAAGTTATATTCTCTAATATGGAGAAGATTTTTGGCAAGTCAGATGCGTAATGCTGTATACAATACAATGGCTATTAGTATAAAAAATGGAGATTATTTATTTAAATTAAATGGATCTCAGTTGCAATTTGATGGATTTTTGAAAGTTTATGAAGTTGATAAGGATGATAAAGACTTAATACTTCCAGCATTTGAAGAAGGGGAAGAATTAAAGAATGTTAAAGTGGAAAGTATAGAACATTTCACACAACCACCTCCAAGATATACCGAAGCATCTTTTGTTAAATTATTGGAAGAAAAATCTATAGGAAGACCAAGTACTTACGTTCCAACTATAAGTACTCTTTTCGATCGTATGTATTTAAAACGTCAAAATAAACAATTTGTTCCAACAGAATTAGGAATTATAGTCAATGATTTAATAAAAAATAATTTTACAGAGATTGTTGATATAGAATTTACAGCTGACATGGAAAAAAAATTAGATGGGATAGAAGAAGGTAAAGCAAGTTGGAAAAGTATAGTTCATGAGTTCTATAAACCACTAAAAGAAAAAATTGATATAGCCGAGAATACAGTTAAGAAGGTTGTGATTGAAGACGAAGTTACTGATGTTTTATGTGATAAATGTGGGCGTAATATGGTTAAAAAACATAGTAGATATGGTGTTTTTCTAGCATGTCCAGGATATCCGGAATGTAAAAATACTAAGTCTATTATTCAAAAATTGAACATTCCATGTCCTAAATGTGGTGGGGAAATCAATGTTAGGAAGAGTAAAAAAGGAAAAGTATTCTATGGATGCAGTAAGTATCCTGAATGTGATTTTATATCATGGAATGAACCGAGCAATGTTAAGTGTCCTAAATGTGGTGGTATTACAGTTAAGAAAATTAAAAGAAAACAGGAGTTCTATGAATGTATTGATCAAGATTGTAAAGATAAATAAAAATTTTTATTGATGCTTGATTAGCTATATGGTATATTATTAACGTAATTAAGCACACTCTCTAATTTAAACTTTGGTGCCTTTGGATTAGGTTTGGTTTGGAGTATAGATAGTGGAAGATTTAACCAAATGGAGGATTTTAAGTATGTCAATTATTTCAATGAAACAATTATTAGAAGCTGGTGTTCATTTTGGACATCAAACAAGAAGATGGAATCCTAAAATGAGTAGATTTATTTTTGCAGAAAGAAATGGAATATATATAATAGATTTACAAAAAACTGTTAAGAAATTAGAAGAAGCATATGAGTTTGTAAGGAGTTTGGCTACAGAAGGTAAAGATATTTTGTTTGTTGGAACGAAGAAACAGGCTCAAGAAACAATAGGAGAAGAAGCACAGAGAGTAGGAATGCATTATGTTAACCATAGATGGTTAGGAGGAATGCTGACTAATTTTAGGACTATCAAGAATAGGATTAAACGTCTTGAAACTTTGAAAGAAATGGAAGAGAATGGAACATTTTCTTTGATGTTAAAGAAAGAGGTTATAAAGCTTCGTTCTGAAAGGGAAAAATTAGAAAGAAATTTAGGTGGGATAAAGAATTTAGATGCTAATAATATTGGAGCAATGTTTATAATAGACCCTAAAAAAGAGAGAAATGCTATTTATGAAGCAAAAAAATTAGGGATTCCTATTGTATCAGTTGTGGATACAAACTGTGATCCAGATGAAATAGATTTTCCTATTCCAGGAAATGATGACGCAATAAGAGCTGTAAAATTAATAACTAGTAAAATAGCTGATGCTATTGTTGAAGGAAGACAGGGTGTAGACGTTATAGAGGAAGTTCAAGAGACTCAAGAAGCTTAAAAGGAGGAATATACAATGGTAACTGCACAATTGGTTAAAGAGCTGAGAGAATTAACTGGAGCTGGAATGATGGATTGTAAGAAGGCTCTATCTGAAACAGATGGTGACCTTGAAAAAGCTATAGATGTTTTAAGAGAAAAAGGTCTAGCATCGGCAGCTAAAAAAGCTGGAAGAGTTGCTGCTGAAGGGGTTGTTTCTTCTTATGTTAGCACAGATTTTTCTAAAGGGACTTTAGTTGAATTGAATTGTGAAACAGATTTTGTAGCTATTAACCCATTATTTGTAAAATTATCCAAAGAAATTTGTGAGATAGCTTCCGAAAATCAGTGTGATGATGTTCAAACAATTGAGAGCTTAAACTATAAGTTTAATCAGGAGTTTAGTACTGTTAAAGATGCTCTTATTGGGTTAGTATCCAAACTTGGAGAAAATATATCATTAAGAAGAGTGGTTAATTATTCAGCTAATAATGGAGTTATTAATACTTATATTCATGGTGATGGTAAGATTGGTGTTATAGTTGAGTTAGAGAGTGATAATAAAAGTGAGGATGTTTTTAAAGTTGCTAAAGATATTTGTATGCAAATAGCTGCTAGTAATCCTCTATTTTTAGATGTTAATAGTGTAGATCAATTAGTGGTTGAAAAAGAACGTCAAATTTTGAAAACTCAAGCTCTAAATGAAGGAAAACCAGAACAAGTAGTTGAAAAAATGGTTGAAGGAAGAATCAAAAAATATTATCAGGAAGTTTGTTTAACTGAACAAAGTTTTGTTAAAGATCCAGATTTAACAGTTGCAAAGTTTATTAAAAATAAATCTAAAGAATTAGGCTCAAAAATTCAAATTATACGTTTTTCTCGTTTTGAAAAAGGGGAAGGTATAGAAAAAATCGAAGAGAATTTTGCTGAAGAAGTTCAGAAACAGATGAATAAAGGTAATAAATAGGAGTTGTTTTATTAAAGAGAACATGTTTGGCATTGTTCTCTTTTTTTGAAATTAATTTAAGTTTATATAGGGGGAAAAATGGAGTATAAGTTTAAAAGAGTTTTGTTGAAATTATCTGGTGAGGCACTTGCGGGTAATATAGGATTTGGAATAGATTTTGAAGTATGCAGAAGGATTGCTAGAGAAATAAAAGAACTTAAAGATAATGGTTTAGAAGTAGGCGTTGTTGTTGGTGGTGGAAATATATGGAGAGGTAGAGCTGGGCGTGGTATGGATCGAACAACTGCGGATCATATGGGTATGCTTGCTACATGCATAAATTCATTAGCTCTACAGGATTCATTGGAAGAGTATGGTATAATTACTAGAGTATTAAGTGCGTTAGAAATAAAACAGATAGCGGAACCATATATAAGGAGAAAAGCTGTAAGACATCTAGAAAAAGGTAGGGTTGTAATATTTTCATCTGGTACAGGTAATCCATTTTTTTCAACAGATACAGCTGCGGCATTAAGAGCAGCAGAAATTGAAGCAGAGGTTATACTTCTTGCAAAAAAAGTAGATGGTATATATAATAAAGATCCAATGAAATATGATGATGCTATAAGATACAACGAATTAAGTTATTTGGAAATTTTAAAAAATAATTTACAGGTTATGGATTCGACTGCTACATCGTTGTGTATGGATAATAATATACCAATAATTGTTTTTAATTTAGATATTGAAGGAAATATATTAAAAGCAGTTAAAGGCGAAAAAATAGGAACCTTTGTAAGTAAATAAGTGAGGTGTTTAGTATGATTAGTCAAATAGTGGATGTATTGAAAGAAAAGATGTTAAAAACTATGGATGTATTGGTAGGAGAGTTAGGCTCTGTCAGGGTAGGAAGAGCTAATCCAAATATGCTTGATAGAGTGGAAGTTGAGTATTATGGAGTTATGACTAGACTTAATCAGCTTGCTAATATTTCTACACCAGAGTCTAGAATATTAATGATTCAACCGTGGGAAAAAAATATTCTAAAAGATATTGAAAAAGCTATATTAAAATCAGATTTAGGATTAATGCCAAACAACGATGGATCATCAATAAGATTAATTATTCCTGAAATGACAGAGGAGACGAGGAGAAATACTGTTAAAAAAGCTAAAAAGATTGCTGAAGATTCAAAAGTTGCGTTAAGAGCTTTAAGAAGAGATGCTAACGATAAAGTTAAATTATTGAAAAAAGATGGATCAATAACAGAAGATGATTTAAAAAAAGCGGAAGATGATATACAAAAACAGACGGATAAATTTGTTAAAAAAGTGGATGAAATAGTTGCAAATAAAGAAAAAGAAATAATGTCAATTTAGGAAGGTTCGATTGAAATTGAATTTGAAACATGGTAATCTTCCTAATCATATAGCTATAATTTTAGATGGTAATGGGAGATGGGCAAAAAATAGAAATCTTTCAAGAACTGAAGGCCATAAAGCCGGGGTCGAAAATTTAGAAATGCTTATAGATCAATGTAAGGATCTTAATATTAAGTACATAACATTATATGTATTTTCTACTGAAAATTGGAAACGTCCAGCCTTTGAAGTTAATAATTTAATGTTATTATTAAATAAATATTTAACTGAAAGACTAGATGATTTGATGCAAAAAAATATAAGATTAAATGTTATTGGCGACGTTAGTAAATTACCAAAGAAAACAATGAAATTGATAGCATTTGTAATTAATGAAACTAAAAATAATTCTAAAATGGTTTTAACACTTGCTATAAATTACGGGGCAAGGAATGAAATATTGAGGGCTGTTAAGAATTTAGCTGAAGATGCTAAAAATTCGAAATTAGATATTGATGATATTGATGAAAAATTATTTTCAAAGTATTTGTATACATATGATATACCAGATCCAGATTTATTGATTCGAACTAGTGGTGAGTATAGGTTAAGCAATTTTTTATTGTGGCAGTGTGCTTATACTGAGTTTTGGTATACAGATGTGTTTTGGCCAGATTTTAAAAAATCAGATTTATATGATGCTTTAGAGAGTTTTAAAAAAAGGAAAAGACGCTTTGGAAAGGTAGACGATGGGAATTGATTTTTCAAAAATAAATAAAAGATATATAGGATCATTAATAATTATCCCAATAATTATATCATTAATTTTAGGTGGTATGTTTTTAAAAATTGTGATGTTTACTATTA from Candidatus Arthromitus sp. SFB-mouse-Japan harbors:
- the dprA gene encoding DNA-processing protein DprA, whose translation is MNFYDYWILKTNVSSNIKIKLIEDFKTSEEVYKGLIENGNLNYINLNEYDRFVKTYKQLKDDFDLHKYSNILDKYNIKFVKYGDDNYPNKLKDIDNKPFSIFYKGNIDLLDAYCISIIGTRNATPYGEEVCKKISRELSVNNVGVVSGGARGIDILSHKICLESNGMPICVLGSGLLNYYPKENFKYFDEIGDKGCILSEYDVYTKPDKFNFPQRNRIISAIGDGLIVVEAREKSGTMITVKYALDYGKDIAAVPGPIFWDKSMGCNKLIRDGAHIISEIKDLYDIFKLNSNTTSINYGNHEKLLSDPFKYKVFSLIKKKPSNIDEIANETGISVVDIYKILFELENLNIIEASVGNFYQLKVI
- the cls gene encoding cardiolipin synthase is translated as MTILVLAFSWVCISLNILSVLIMIFLERKDIRSIQSWILAFLLLPPIFSLYIYFIFGCGPKLNKKKIEKRNYRIFNELEKMIDYSEYDSLPDDPNLDTSIAKFNFLHNKSAITQFNDIKIFNTAYDKFEDLIKTIKSAKHTIHILYYIIKNDNIGNLLIDTLINKVKEGVKVRVIYDDVGCICVSKSLFKKLTNAGGEVYPFFPSYLKFINLNLNYRNHRKIVVIDGKIGYVGGVNVGDEYMSLHKRLRPWKDCHVKIIGEAVNFLQLQFIQDLSYVSNHRIETENNFMEKYFPKSEIKNKTCTQIVASGPDSKNYENIKSSYTRMIYCAKKELLIQTPYLAFDDNLLSAIISTAKSGVKVKIIIPKIYDKRIVYRASTSYINQLIESGIEVYLYNGFIHSKVIVMDDSVTSVGTANFNMRSFSLNFEINAFITDLEITRQVKEIFYEDINHSIKLDENFEKNKPLLVKLEESICRLFVLLF
- the rpsB gene encoding 30S ribosomal protein S2, producing MSIISMKQLLEAGVHFGHQTRRWNPKMSRFIFAERNGIYIIDLQKTVKKLEEAYEFVRSLATEGKDILFVGTKKQAQETIGEEAQRVGMHYVNHRWLGGMLTNFRTIKNRIKRLETLKEMEENGTFSLMLKKEVIKLRSEREKLERNLGGIKNLDANNIGAMFIIDPKKERNAIYEAKKLGIPIVSVVDTNCDPDEIDFPIPGNDDAIRAVKLITSKIADAIVEGRQGVDVIEEVQETQEA
- the tsf gene encoding translation elongation factor Ts, with amino-acid sequence MVTAQLVKELRELTGAGMMDCKKALSETDGDLEKAIDVLREKGLASAAKKAGRVAAEGVVSSYVSTDFSKGTLVELNCETDFVAINPLFVKLSKEICEIASENQCDDVQTIESLNYKFNQEFSTVKDALIGLVSKLGENISLRRVVNYSANNGVINTYIHGDGKIGVIVELESDNKSEDVFKVAKDICMQIAASNPLFLDVNSVDQLVVEKERQILKTQALNEGKPEQVVEKMVEGRIKKYYQEVCLTEQSFVKDPDLTVAKFIKNKSKELGSKIQIIRFSRFEKGEGIEKIEENFAEEVQKQMNKGNK
- the pyrH gene encoding UMP kinase encodes the protein MEYKFKRVLLKLSGEALAGNIGFGIDFEVCRRIAREIKELKDNGLEVGVVVGGGNIWRGRAGRGMDRTTADHMGMLATCINSLALQDSLEEYGIITRVLSALEIKQIAEPYIRRKAVRHLEKGRVVIFSSGTGNPFFSTDTAAALRAAEIEAEVILLAKKVDGIYNKDPMKYDDAIRYNELSYLEILKNNLQVMDSTATSLCMDNNIPIIVFNLDIEGNILKAVKGEKIGTFVSK
- a CDS encoding YifB family Mg chelatase-like AAA ATPase — translated: MVISLKSATFNYIKGRIIDIEVSITKGIPSFNIVGLPNVEIKESRERVRSAILNSGFKFPLGKITVNLAPANIRKEGSLLDLCIATGILICSKQINPIKNLFNTIILGELSLDGHIKGIKGSIPIILDGKDDGYNSYVLSEDNYFETKIIQNTDINYFNNFKSFVDYAEKGVVNNNTNLRRDNSCNIVKDNINLEDVLGHVSSKRAIQIAAAGFHNIILYGPVGSGKTMLAKSFKSILPNLTYEESLDKGRIYNFTSIQENYRQPVFREVSHTISKSSLIGSGRENKVGEMILSNNGVLFLDEMLEFKRETLEVLRKVLEDRKIQLNKNNEMIEFPSNFILLGATNLCPCGNYLNNSAIKQCVCDTVKRERYINKISKSLLDRIDIFSYTPVIDYVDVGNKKDMRVTSKKILETVVKAREIQYFRLKKFGIKYNSQMNNDLVNKFCELSSSSKQTLETIYRKENISTRSYFKILKIARTIADLNQSENINDEHIMEVINYRKFISNQII
- the topA gene encoding type I DNA topoisomerase, giving the protein MAKYLVIVESPAKAKTIKKYLGLNYEVVASMGHIRDLPKSRLGVSVEDDYEPNYINVRGKADLIKSLKKASKKSEKVFLATDPDREGEAISWHLAYILGIDVDDKCRVEFNEITKTTIKNSIKNARSINLNLVNAQQARRVVDRLVGYGISPILWKTVKPKLSAGRVQSAALKLICDRENEINSFEVKQYFTIEGSGKKNSKKYVFKLHSKHKEKLDELTENKVLEILDELSEGKYIVDEIKEGSKNKYPSPPFTTSTLQQEAYKKLNFQTKRTMSVAQSLYEGVEVKGYGVVGLITYMRTDSVRLSADSLNQANEFVAKVYGDKYKLDIPRQYGKNNKNIQDAHEAIRPTNVEITPDIAKQTLKDDQYKLYSLIWRRFLASQMRNAVYNTMAISIKNGDYLFKLNGSQLQFDGFLKVYEVDKDDKDLILPAFEEGEELKNVKVESIEHFTQPPPRYTEASFVKLLEEKSIGRPSTYVPTISTLFDRMYLKRQNKQFVPTELGIIVNDLIKNNFTEIVDIEFTADMEKKLDGIEEGKASWKSIVHEFYKPLKEKIDIAENTVKKVVIEDEVTDVLCDKCGRNMVKKHSRYGVFLACPGYPECKNTKSIIQKLNIPCPKCGGEINVRKSKKGKVFYGCSKYPECDFISWNEPSNVKCPKCGGITVKKIKRKQEFYECIDQDCKDK
- the frr gene encoding ribosome recycling factor, translated to MISQIVDVLKEKMLKTMDVLVGELGSVRVGRANPNMLDRVEVEYYGVMTRLNQLANISTPESRILMIQPWEKNILKDIEKAILKSDLGLMPNNDGSSIRLIIPEMTEETRRNTVKKAKKIAEDSKVALRALRRDANDKVKLLKKDGSITEDDLKKAEDDIQKQTDKFVKKVDEIVANKEKEIMSI
- a CDS encoding isoprenyl transferase; translated protein: MKLNLKHGNLPNHIAIILDGNGRWAKNRNLSRTEGHKAGVENLEMLIDQCKDLNIKYITLYVFSTENWKRPAFEVNNLMLLLNKYLTERLDDLMQKNIRLNVIGDVSKLPKKTMKLIAFVINETKNNSKMVLTLAINYGARNEILRAVKNLAEDAKNSKLDIDDIDEKLFSKYLYTYDIPDPDLLIRTSGEYRLSNFLLWQCAYTEFWYTDVFWPDFKKSDLYDALESFKKRKRRFGKVDDGN